The Henckelia pumila isolate YLH828 chromosome 2, ASM3356847v2, whole genome shotgun sequence genome includes a window with the following:
- the LOC140880620 gene encoding tubulin alpha chain-like, which translates to MRECISIHIGQAGIQVGNACWELYCLEHGIKADGQMPGDTTVGGGDDAFNTFFSETGAGKHVPRAVFVDLEPTVIDEVRTGGYRQLFHPEQLISGKEDAANNFARGHYTIGKEIVDLCLDRIRKLADNCTGLQGFLVFHAVGGGTGSGLGSLLLERLSVDYGKKSKLGFTIYPSPQVSTAVVEPYNSVLSTHSLLEHTDVAVLLDNEAIYDICRKSLDIERPTYTNLNRLISQVISSLTASLRFDGALNVDVNEFQTNLVPYPRIHFMLSSYAPVISAEKAYHEQLSVAEITNTAFEPSSMMVKCDPRHGKYMACCLMYRGDVVPKDVNAAVATIKTKRTIQFVDWCPTGFKCGINYQPPTVVPGGDLAKVQRAVCMISNSTSVAEVFSRIDHKFDLMYCKRAFVHWYVGEGMEEGEFSEAREDLAALEKDYEEVGAEGPEGDDDEEYE; encoded by the exons ATGAGAGAGTGCATTTCGATCCACATTGGTCAGGCTGGTATTCAGGTCGGAAATGCCTGCTGGGAGCTTTACTGCCTCGAACATGGCATTAAG GCTGATGGGCAAATGCCCGGAGATACCACCGTGGGTGGAGGAGATGATGCCTTCAACACGTTCTTCAGTGAAACAGGCGCTGGGAAACACGTCCCACGTGCTGTTTTTGTGGATCTCGAGCCTACGGTGATCGATGAGGTGCGCACAGGTGGTTACCGCCAACTCTTCCATCCGGAGCAGCTGATCAGCGGCAAAGAGGATGCTGCCAACAACTTTGCTAGAGGTCATTACACTATCGGCAAAGAGATCGTGGATCTCTGCCTTGATAGGATCCGGAAGCTTGCAGACAACTGCACCGGTCTGCAAGGTTTTCTGGTGTTCCATGCTGTTGGTGGAGGCACCGGATCTGGGCTTGGATCTTTGTTGCTCGAGAGACTCTCTGTTGACTACGGTAAAAAGTCGAAGCTGGGATTCACTATTTACCCATCCCCTCAGGTTTCTACTGCTGTGGTTGAGCCGTATAACTCCGTGCTTTCGACCCATTCTCTTCTTGAGCACACCGATGTTGCTGTGCTTCTTGATAACGAGGCTATATATGACATCTGTCGCAAATCACTTGATATTGAGAGGCCTACATATACCAACCTCAACAGGCTCATTTCTCAG GTGATATCTTCTCTGACTGCATCTTTACGATTTGATGGGGCATTGAACGTGGATGTGAACGAGTTCCAAACTAACTTGGTCCCATACCCAAGAATCCACTTCATGCTTTCATCATATGCCCCTGTTATCTCGGCCGAGAAAGCATATCACGAGCAACTCTCTGTTGCTGAAATCACCAACACTGCTTTCGAGCCGTCGTCTATGATGGTGAAGTGCGACCCTCGCCATGGGAAATACATGGCTTGCTGTTTGATGTATAGGGGTGATGTTGTTCCCAAGGACGTGAATGCTGCTGTTGCCACCATCAAAACCAAGAGGACAATTCAATTCGTGGACTGGTGCCCGACCGGATTCAAGTGTGGTATCAACTATCAGCCCCCCACTGTCGTTCCTGGTGGAGATTTGGCCAAGGTTCAGAGGGCCGTTTGCATGATTTCCAACTCAACCAGTGTTGCTGAGGTCTTCTCAAGAATCGATCACAAGTTTGATCTGATGTACTGCAAACGTGCTTTCGTGCACTGGTACGTGGGTGAGGGTATGGAAGAAGGAGAGTTCTCCGAAGCAAGGGAAGACTTGGCTGCTCTCGAGAAGGACTACGAGGAAGTTGGTGCCGAGGGTCCTGAAGGAGATGACGATGAGGAGTACGAATAG